The following are encoded in a window of Methanobacterium formicicum genomic DNA:
- a CDS encoding lasso peptide biosynthesis B2 protein, with translation MGVISNFIKLPSRDKLVALESLFWVIRIRITLWLFPFPSVQRKVQKRASKYHPTTEHVVSMARLRTMIMVSSRYIPRATCLVQALAGYILFSKYGYQPSIKIGVSTLNGEFEAHAWLEQGDLVVLGESEKEFKTILDIDQT, from the coding sequence ATGGGAGTTATTTCAAACTTCATAAAATTACCCTCCAGAGATAAACTGGTTGCTCTTGAATCTTTATTCTGGGTAATCCGGATAAGAATAACTCTCTGGTTATTTCCATTTCCTTCTGTTCAAAGAAAAGTCCAGAAAAGGGCTAGCAAATATCATCCAACCACGGAACACGTGGTTTCCATGGCCAGACTAAGAACCATGATCATGGTATCTTCAAGGTATATTCCCCGGGCCACCTGCCTGGTGCAGGCCCTGGCCGGGTACATATTGTTCTCCAAATATGGTTACCAACCTTCCATCAAAATCGGAGTTTCAACTCTAAATGGAGAGTTTGAAGCCCACGCCTGGTTGGAACAGGGTGACCTGGTGGTTTTGGGAGAATCCGAGAAGGAATTTAAAACCATTCTGGATATAGATCAGACTTAA